From a single Myxocyprinus asiaticus isolate MX2 ecotype Aquarium Trade chromosome 33, UBuf_Myxa_2, whole genome shotgun sequence genomic region:
- the LOC127424153 gene encoding uncharacterized protein LOC127424153 produces MIHTTCPAALIIICLTGLVPGSQLSVQQTPERINTTEGSNVSITCHIEVESRAERLIVLWLKNNGSKMDHEIFYVSKNRFSTCSTGYVCINATFHLPAIYLNHSGFYYCKIWTDLPILFEAYGKGSHVYVGTSQTCVETFSTLVTMPGPPLTMGPANHYENTVMWLLLSWCAILLLVISIACVIHIYNKGHCRSELRAKEASVDAFSGSQCPVPSETIVVYAALNIPKSPNSAKTRNEDCAALAPSTGTCTEDSVTYSEVHIKKGPKDEG; encoded by the exons ATGATACACACCACATGTCCCGCTGCTCTCATCATAATCTGTCTCACAG GTCTTGTCCCTGGATCGCAACTATCAGTGCAACAAACACCTGAGAGAATAAACACAACTGAGGGCTCGAATGTGAGCATCACCTGTCATATTGAAGTGGAATCAAGAGCAGAACGATTAATTGTTTTGTGGTTAAAAAATAATGGCTCAAAAATGGACCAtgaaatattttatgtttctaaGAATCGATTCTCTACCTGTTCTACTGGATATGTGTGCATCAACGCAACATTTCACCTGCCTGCAATATATCTAAATCATAGTGGTTTTTATTACTGCAAAATATGGACAGATTTACCCATACTTTTTGAAGCTTATGGAAAGGGGTCCCATGTATATGTGG GTACTTCTCAAACATGTGTTGAGACTTTTTCAACACTTGTGACGATGCCAGGTCCACCTTTGACTATGGGTCCAGCAAACCACTATGAGAACACAGTGATGTGGCTACTGCTTTCATGGTGTGCAATTCTTTTGCTGGTTATCAGCATTGCCTGTGTCATTCACATATATAACAAAG GACACTGCAGAAGTGAACTTAGAGCAAAAGAGGCCAGC GTTGATGCTTTCAGTGGATCTCAGTGCCCGGTTCCTTCTGAAACTATTGTTGTCTACGCTGCACTAAACATTCCAAAATCTCCAAACAGTGCAAAAACAAGAAATGAG GACTGTGCAGCTCTGGCACCCTCCACAGGGACCTGCACTGAAGATTCAGTGACATACTCTGAAGTCCACATAAAGAAAGGACCAAAGGATGAAGGTTGA